The Mercenaria mercenaria strain notata chromosome 8, MADL_Memer_1, whole genome shotgun sequence genome has a segment encoding these proteins:
- the LOC128558882 gene encoding uncharacterized protein LOC128558882 translates to MVEAKAGESNGPTNADIIAMLGKINLKLIDVDKKLESLESIQRKVEAKVQGLENKVDNFDYELKKLWLHFDSTSKATDSKIDHVVNRVSSTEIESEVARKRIENLEKKNVEMKETLTYMQSQSMRNNLIFGGIKEETNENPEKTETILRHFMVEKLQLARELVANMKIERVHRMGPPAQDQTERQTKIRRIVCKFNLFQDREVVRKSSHKLRSTSYYITEQFPPEIAVKRKSLFRKMKQEKEAGNTAWVSYDKLYVNGKVVSDA, encoded by the coding sequence ATGGTGGAGGCTAAGGCAGGCGAGTCAAATGGACCCACAAATGCAGACATTATTGCTATGCTGGgaaaaattaatttgaaactgATCGATGTAGATAAGAAGCTCGAATCTCTTGAGTCAATACAAAGAAAAGTAGAAGCTAAGGTCCAAGGGTTAGAAAATAAAGTAGACAATTTTGATTATGAACTTAAAAAACTATGGTTACATTTTGATTCTACATCCAAAGCGACGGATTCAAAAATTGATCATGTTGTAAATCGTGTATCGTCCACTGAGATCGAAAGTGAGGTGGCTCGTAAGAGGATTGAAAatcttgaaaagaaaaatgtcgAAATGAAAGAGACCTTGACATATATGCAATCGCAATCCATGCGCAATAATTTGATTTTCGGTGGAATTAAggaagaaacaaatgaaaatcctgaaaaaacAGAAACTATCCTCCGACATTTCATGGTTGAAAAACTACAGCTTGCAAGAGAATTAGttgcaaatatgaaaattgaaagggTACATCGTATGGGTCCTCCTGCACAAGATCAAACTGAAAGGCAAACTAAAATTCGCCGCATTGTTTGCAAGTTCAACCTGTTCCAGGACAGAGAAGTTGTTCGGAAATCCAGTCATAAACTTAGGAGTACGAGTTATTATATCACGGAGCAGTTTCCACCGGAAATTGCAGTGAAAAGGAAAAGTCTTTTCAGGAAAATGAAGCAGGAAAAGGAGGCCGGCAATACTGCCTGGGTCTCATACGATAAGTTATACGTCAACGGCAAAGTTGTTTCCGACGCGTAG